One segment of Radiobacillus kanasensis DNA contains the following:
- the bshC gene encoding bacillithiol biosynthesis cysteine-adding enzyme BshC: protein MWIDPIKLQNQNKLIHDYQTNQKDILDFFDYAPHNAESFSQRLAELKTRSFKREGLVQVLMEMNKEWDASEATLANIKRLKDENSVVVIGGQQAGLLTGPLYTIHKVISIIHLARVQEKKLHVPVIPVFWIAGEDHDFAEINHVMMPLQGRMKKYRTLQRADQKRAVSQLHLDKEKTKQWVQMVFGTLTETEHTAELYSLCNQIIDQSETFVDFFAKLIFYLFEQEGLVLMDSNDSRVRKLESDYFLQMIKEQPNISGGVYQTLRQLQQRGYSVSVDAEENDGHLFIQLNGERILLIRNGSDWVGKQGECRYSQEEMLEIARNTPELLSNNVVTRPLMQELLFPSLAFLGGPGEVAYWSVLQNAFYTMDMKMPPVLTRLSFTLVDHKIRKLLDKHLVSAGDAVNNGVLHEKTNWLASQASPPIEQVVDQVKLAFERNHAPLRQIAKDMRADLGELAEKNLFHLFRELEFMEDRLTQAFEEKHQHVLEEFDSVNVALHPEDGLQERMWNVIPYLNLFGKSFIQEILQQDFDYKQDHYLIYL from the coding sequence ATGTGGATCGACCCTATAAAGCTACAGAATCAAAACAAACTTATACACGATTATCAAACTAACCAAAAGGACATTTTAGATTTTTTTGATTATGCTCCCCATAATGCCGAATCTTTTTCTCAAAGATTGGCTGAACTGAAGACTAGATCGTTTAAGCGTGAAGGGCTAGTCCAAGTACTCATGGAAATGAATAAAGAATGGGATGCTTCCGAAGCAACCCTAGCTAATATAAAACGTTTAAAGGATGAGAATAGTGTTGTTGTCATCGGTGGACAACAAGCCGGACTACTAACAGGTCCTTTATATACCATACATAAAGTTATTTCAATTATTCACCTTGCAAGAGTACAAGAAAAGAAGCTACATGTTCCTGTTATTCCGGTGTTTTGGATTGCAGGTGAGGACCATGATTTTGCTGAAATCAATCATGTCATGATGCCGCTACAAGGAAGAATGAAAAAGTATCGCACGCTTCAGCGGGCGGATCAAAAACGAGCTGTTTCCCAGCTTCATTTAGATAAAGAAAAAACAAAGCAGTGGGTTCAAATGGTTTTCGGTACGTTAACTGAGACAGAACATACCGCTGAGTTATATTCTTTATGTAATCAAATTATCGATCAATCAGAAACGTTTGTCGATTTTTTTGCTAAGCTTATCTTTTACTTATTTGAACAAGAAGGTCTTGTTCTAATGGATTCAAATGATTCGAGGGTCAGAAAGTTAGAATCAGATTACTTTCTGCAAATGATAAAGGAACAACCTAATATTAGTGGGGGTGTTTACCAAACCTTACGTCAATTGCAGCAAAGAGGTTATTCCGTATCTGTGGATGCGGAAGAAAATGATGGTCATTTATTCATTCAGTTAAATGGAGAACGGATCTTGTTAATTCGAAATGGTTCAGACTGGGTAGGGAAACAAGGGGAATGCCGCTATAGTCAAGAAGAAATGCTGGAGATTGCCCGAAATACACCGGAACTTTTAAGCAATAATGTTGTAACAAGACCCCTTATGCAAGAGCTGTTATTTCCTAGCTTGGCATTTCTTGGTGGACCAGGAGAGGTTGCTTACTGGTCTGTATTGCAAAATGCCTTTTATACGATGGACATGAAGATGCCTCCAGTGCTAACAAGGCTTTCTTTTACATTAGTAGATCATAAAATAAGGAAACTGTTAGATAAACATTTAGTGAGTGCAGGGGATGCTGTCAATAACGGGGTGCTACATGAGAAAACGAACTGGTTAGCCAGTCAAGCTTCGCCGCCGATTGAGCAAGTGGTCGATCAGGTTAAGTTAGCATTTGAACGGAATCATGCTCCTTTACGTCAGATCGCCAAGGACATGCGGGCGGATCTTGGGGAGCTGGCAGAAAAGAATTTGTTCCACCTGTTTCGAGAATTAGAATTCATGGAGGATCGACTGACACAAGCTTTTGAAGAAAAGCATCAGCATGTGCTGGAAGAATTTGATTCGGTGAATGTAGCACTACATCCTGAAGATGGATTACAGGAACGAATGTGGAATGTCATCCCATATTTAAATCTGTTTGGAAAAAGCTTTATTCAGGAAATCTTGCAGCAAGATTTTGATTACAAGCAAGATCATTATCTCATTTATCTATAG
- a CDS encoding DUF3397 family protein: MIEVFSYVIGFLITFPFLVSLLVFFASYTWNKQGWKSVHRMVRYTTFLYILAVGVLLQDILELPVFGFLLIGLLILLSIFLIVERNINGEVVFLRAWKMFWRFSFLLFFFLYILLVFYGIFARVFHL, from the coding sequence ATGATAGAAGTTTTCTCCTATGTTATTGGGTTCTTAATTACGTTTCCTTTTCTCGTATCTCTACTCGTTTTTTTCGCGAGCTATACCTGGAATAAACAAGGGTGGAAATCGGTTCATCGAATGGTGCGTTATACGACGTTTCTTTATATTCTTGCCGTTGGTGTACTACTTCAAGATATTCTAGAACTCCCTGTGTTTGGTTTTCTTTTAATAGGTCTTCTTATTCTTTTATCTATTTTTTTAATTGTAGAACGAAATATAAATGGAGAGGTTGTCTTTTTACGAGCTTGGAAGATGTTTTGGAGATTTAGTTTTCTACTATTTTTCTTTCTATACATTTTGCTCGTTTTCTACGGCATTTTCGCCAGAGTTTTTCATCTATAA
- the ylbJ gene encoding sporulation integral membrane protein YlbJ — MKSKWKTILLASMALFLAGSLIMFPSVSLDASLRGLEMWTEIVFPSLLPFFITAELLIGFGVVKFIGVLFEPIMRPLFNVPGVGSFVWAMGMASGYPSGAKLSSRLRQEKHLTQIEAERLVSFTNASNPLFIFAAVSIGFFNDPQLGILLAVCHYLGNTLVGIFMRFHGMDKEKNERKAKEKERFSIVRAFKEMHQARIEDSRPFGKIFGDAVINSVNTLLMIGGFIIMFSVFTNLLSEVGISHFFAYGIEQILQLAQLPEGLALPLFSGLFEITLGAQLISESSISSFLPQAIMVSFILAFNGFSVQAQVASILAETDIRFAPYFFARLLHGVIASLLAVFLYKPLYLDHKSTESTTPVFSSFTKDSSWTEWWETLIQVGPLFTITMIGIAIVVMGTRLRTSFVHKS, encoded by the coding sequence TTGAAATCAAAGTGGAAAACTATACTACTTGCATCCATGGCCTTATTCCTTGCTGGGTCTCTTATTATGTTTCCAAGCGTATCATTGGATGCAAGTCTACGAGGACTAGAAATGTGGACCGAGATTGTTTTTCCGTCCCTTCTTCCTTTTTTCATCACAGCTGAGTTATTAATTGGTTTTGGGGTTGTGAAATTTATTGGGGTCTTATTTGAACCCATAATGCGACCACTGTTTAACGTACCTGGTGTAGGAAGCTTTGTATGGGCGATGGGCATGGCTAGTGGGTATCCCTCGGGAGCTAAGCTTTCTTCTCGATTAAGACAAGAGAAACATTTAACTCAAATCGAAGCAGAACGACTCGTATCTTTTACCAATGCATCCAACCCTTTATTTATTTTCGCAGCCGTTTCCATCGGATTTTTTAATGATCCACAGCTTGGAATATTACTCGCCGTATGTCATTATTTAGGAAATACATTGGTCGGTATATTCATGAGATTTCATGGGATGGACAAAGAGAAGAACGAACGAAAAGCAAAAGAAAAGGAACGCTTTTCAATCGTTCGTGCTTTCAAAGAGATGCATCAAGCGAGAATAGAAGACTCCAGACCATTCGGTAAGATATTTGGAGATGCTGTCATCAATTCTGTCAATACGTTATTGATGATTGGTGGATTTATCATCATGTTTTCTGTGTTTACTAATTTACTATCCGAGGTTGGTATTTCTCACTTTTTCGCTTACGGTATAGAGCAGATCCTGCAGCTTGCTCAATTGCCAGAAGGACTCGCACTTCCATTATTCTCGGGACTATTTGAAATAACGTTAGGTGCTCAATTAATTTCCGAGTCATCCATTTCTAGCTTTTTACCACAAGCTATAATGGTTTCGTTTATCTTGGCCTTTAATGGTTTTTCGGTTCAAGCACAGGTCGCTAGTATTTTAGCCGAAACAGATATACGTTTTGCACCTTATTTTTTCGCACGATTATTGCATGGTGTCATTGCAAGTTTGTTAGCAGTGTTCCTTTATAAACCGTTGTACTTGGACCATAAATCAACGGAGTCCACTACTCCTGTCTTTTCCTCATTTACGAAGGATTCATCGTGGACCGAATGGTGGGAGACGTTAATACAAGTAGGACCACTCTTTACTATTACAATGATTGGAATTGCTATCGTCGTAATGGGGACTCGTCTTCGAACATCCTTTGTTCATAAAAGCTAA
- the mraZ gene encoding division/cell wall cluster transcriptional repressor MraZ, with protein MFMGEFQHNIDTKGRIIVPAKFREGLGETFVLTRGLDQCLFAYPQSEWKVLEEKLKKLPLTKKDARAFTRFFFSGAIECEVDKQGRINIPAPLRKYAALDKECVVIGVSNRIEFWATSEWENYFEESEESFTEIAENMMDFDI; from the coding sequence ATGTTTATGGGTGAGTTTCAACATAATATTGATACGAAAGGTCGCATTATCGTCCCGGCAAAGTTTCGCGAGGGACTCGGAGAGACATTCGTCTTAACTCGTGGACTAGATCAATGTTTGTTTGCTTACCCACAAAGCGAATGGAAAGTGTTAGAAGAAAAGCTTAAAAAACTCCCCCTAACTAAAAAAGACGCTCGTGCTTTTACTCGTTTCTTCTTTTCAGGAGCTATCGAATGTGAAGTGGACAAGCAGGGAAGAATAAATATCCCTGCACCACTAAGGAAATATGCAGCACTTGATAAAGAATGTGTTGTGATTGGTGTATCCAATAGAATTGAATTCTGGGCTACCAGCGAATGGGAAAACTATTTTGAAGAGTCTGAGGAATCTTTCACAGAGATTGCGGAAAATATGATGGACTTTGATATTTAG
- a CDS encoding YceD family protein, with amino-acid sequence MKFPLQKFKEDEPLTFEDHVDISDIVEMNNDIRRIEPVLVKGKAIRRGNEITFQFSIDGAMILPCARTLVDVNYPFHIDALEIFSTSSYYQEEDESEIHPVHGEMLDLTPFIKENVLLEVPFRVFSDEETMKENALTEGEGWELSTGQKQEKKVDPRLEKLKTLLQDEEKENRSR; translated from the coding sequence ATGAAATTTCCACTTCAAAAGTTTAAAGAGGATGAACCTCTTACCTTTGAAGACCATGTCGACATTTCGGATATCGTGGAAATGAATAATGACATTCGACGTATTGAACCCGTTCTTGTAAAAGGAAAAGCAATCCGGAGAGGAAATGAAATTACGTTTCAATTTTCTATTGACGGTGCCATGATCCTTCCTTGTGCAAGGACACTTGTTGATGTAAATTATCCTTTTCACATTGATGCACTGGAGATATTTTCTACATCTTCTTATTATCAAGAAGAAGATGAATCAGAAATTCATCCCGTCCATGGAGAAATGCTTGACTTAACACCATTTATAAAGGAAAATGTTTTATTGGAGGTTCCTTTTCGTGTGTTCTCTGATGAAGAAACAATGAAAGAGAACGCGTTAACCGAAGGGGAAGGATGGGAGCTTTCTACTGGTCAAAAGCAGGAAAAGAAAGTAGACCCACGTTTGGAAAAACTTAAAACATTATTACAAGACGAGGAAAAGGAAAATCGTTCGAGGTAA
- a CDS encoding N-acetyltransferase: MVKVERLLVNYKTLEEFKRFKEYGNQELSMMEDLESNIIENDSESPFFGIYYGNALAARMSLYKVNARYNYYFEPSQDYLELWKLEVLPDHRGKGYGKALVDFAKDMALPIKTNPRINSHGFWEKMGFEKAKYNMERDLGENPLIWMPSGVKEQDPS; the protein is encoded by the coding sequence ATGGTAAAAGTAGAACGTTTATTAGTCAATTATAAAACATTAGAGGAATTTAAAAGATTTAAGGAATACGGAAACCAAGAGCTCTCTATGATGGAGGATCTGGAAAGTAACATTATCGAAAACGATAGCGAATCACCTTTTTTTGGTATTTACTATGGGAACGCTTTAGCTGCGAGAATGAGTTTATACAAAGTAAACGCAAGATACAACTATTATTTTGAACCCTCTCAAGACTACTTAGAATTATGGAAGCTAGAGGTTTTGCCTGATCATAGAGGCAAAGGATATGGAAAAGCCTTAGTAGATTTTGCAAAAGATATGGCCTTACCGATTAAAACGAATCCTAGGATTAATTCCCATGGATTTTGGGAGAAAATGGGCTTTGAAAAAGCAAAATATAATATGGAAAGAGACCTTGGGGAAAACCCATTAATATGGATGCCATCAGGTGTTAAGGAACAAGATCCTTCCTAA
- a CDS encoding antibiotic biosynthesis monooxygenase family protein encodes MSGIAKTPEPPYYAVIFASQRKDGDKGYGEMAERMVELASKQKGFLGIDSARDSNLGITVSYWQSAESIRNWKEHAAHKVAQERGKKEWYQNYTVRVCKVERDYNFEL; translated from the coding sequence ATGAGCGGTATAGCAAAAACTCCTGAACCGCCGTATTACGCCGTTATATTTGCTTCACAGCGTAAAGATGGAGACAAAGGATATGGAGAAATGGCAGAAAGGATGGTGGAATTAGCCTCTAAACAGAAAGGATTTTTAGGAATTGATAGTGCACGTGATTCTAATTTAGGTATTACTGTCTCTTATTGGCAGTCCGCAGAATCCATTCGGAATTGGAAGGAGCATGCAGCTCATAAAGTAGCTCAAGAACGAGGCAAAAAAGAATGGTATCAAAACTACACCGTAAGAGTTTGTAAAGTGGAAAGAGATTACAATTTTGAACTATAG
- a CDS encoding nucleotidyltransferase yields MEACGLIVEYNPFHNGHLYHLTQSKKETKASCIIAVMSGNFLQRGEPAIIDKFHRTKIALQSGVDLVIELPYAYAVQHSDLFSFGAVTALEHLFCQSVCFGSEHGTIDAFLSAYDTLHHEKQRFQEELHRHLAEGISFPEASKRAYQSIGLTEGAVDLSSPNNILGFSYVKAIKDHSYQISPMTIERTSNQFHQKTITSSIASATSIRKELLENQRITEKASQAMPTSTLEALHDYYQKTGMWHNWDHYFSVLQYRIQTMSLTELENIHGVEEGLEYRLKRTIASAISFEEWMQALKTKRYTWTRLQRICTHIITNTTKQEMEEIKTSSSFPYVRVLGMTKNGQKYLNQIKKQATVPIYTKLPNDNSLLSRMEERATNAYYSVLNPKQKIALKQQEFQPPIRYI; encoded by the coding sequence GTGGAAGCTTGTGGTTTAATCGTAGAGTATAATCCATTTCACAACGGGCACTTATACCATCTTACTCAATCCAAAAAAGAGACGAAAGCATCCTGTATAATTGCCGTCATGAGCGGAAACTTTCTTCAGCGCGGGGAACCTGCGATCATCGATAAATTTCATCGGACGAAAATCGCCTTGCAATCAGGAGTTGATCTTGTCATTGAATTACCCTATGCCTATGCCGTTCAGCATAGTGACTTGTTTTCATTCGGTGCAGTAACCGCTTTAGAACATCTGTTTTGCCAATCCGTTTGTTTCGGAAGTGAGCATGGAACAATAGATGCCTTTCTTTCTGCTTACGATACATTACATCATGAAAAACAGCGGTTCCAGGAAGAACTTCATCGTCACCTAGCGGAAGGTATTTCCTTTCCTGAGGCGAGTAAACGTGCCTATCAGTCCATTGGCTTAACTGAAGGTGCAGTCGATCTTTCCTCCCCGAACAATATTTTAGGGTTCAGCTACGTGAAAGCAATCAAGGATCACAGCTATCAGATTAGTCCAATGACCATTGAACGTACAAGTAATCAGTTCCATCAAAAGACTATTACGAGTTCGATAGCCAGCGCGACGAGTATAAGGAAGGAATTACTAGAGAATCAACGGATAACGGAAAAAGCTAGTCAAGCGATGCCTACAAGTACATTAGAAGCGCTGCACGATTATTACCAAAAGACCGGCATGTGGCATAACTGGGACCATTATTTCTCCGTCCTTCAATACCGTATTCAAACGATGTCGCTTACTGAGCTTGAAAATATTCACGGTGTTGAAGAAGGATTGGAATATCGATTAAAACGAACAATCGCATCTGCAATAAGTTTTGAAGAATGGATGCAAGCATTAAAAACGAAGCGTTATACATGGACACGTCTCCAGCGGATTTGTACACATATTATAACGAATACTACCAAACAAGAGATGGAAGAAATAAAAACCTCTAGCTCGTTCCCTTATGTGCGAGTGCTAGGAATGACCAAAAATGGGCAAAAATATCTAAATCAAATAAAAAAACAAGCGACCGTTCCGATATACACAAAATTGCCTAATGATAACTCACTCCTATCTAGAATGGAAGAAAGAGCGACCAACGCCTATTACAGTGTTCTAAATCCGAAGCAAAAAATTGCTTTAAAACAACAAGAGTTCCAGCCACCGATTCGATACATATAA
- a CDS encoding 2-dehydropantoate 2-reductase: MRIGIIGGGAVGLLTAYFLRAQHEITIYVRREEQRDALLNNGVSVRPYEENRGVQIGFLKEIADHDILLICVKSYQLQALFPTLQTINCPIIFMQNGMGHIKWIKEANLQVSIGIGVFEHGVRKVNDDTVIHSGVGQIRVSPFEEEDEIIQSFVPLLDQDAFPFYAQDDWRRVLQEKLIANAVINPITALFQAENGTILQIPELTWMAKKLCQEASNRLDLPWEEQWSYVKRIIKSTEKNRSSMLVDIDQMRQTEVEQISGYLMENSQEDLPYTSFMYHSIKALERQKRGKDG, encoded by the coding sequence GTGAGAATTGGGATTATTGGAGGAGGGGCAGTAGGTTTGTTAACAGCCTATTTCCTGCGTGCACAACATGAGATAACGATATATGTGCGAAGAGAGGAACAGCGAGATGCGCTTTTAAACAACGGTGTATCCGTGCGACCTTATGAAGAAAATAGAGGGGTACAGATAGGCTTCCTAAAAGAGATAGCTGACCATGATATCTTATTGATTTGTGTGAAAAGCTATCAATTACAAGCTTTATTCCCTACACTGCAAACTATAAATTGCCCCATTATTTTTATGCAGAACGGAATGGGTCACATAAAATGGATAAAGGAAGCAAACCTTCAAGTTTCGATTGGTATCGGGGTTTTCGAGCATGGGGTTCGTAAAGTGAACGATGATACGGTTATACATTCAGGTGTTGGTCAAATACGAGTGAGTCCGTTTGAGGAAGAGGATGAAATCATACAGTCGTTCGTTCCTTTATTGGATCAAGATGCTTTTCCTTTTTATGCACAAGATGACTGGCGACGCGTCCTTCAGGAAAAGTTAATCGCCAATGCTGTAATAAATCCGATCACGGCACTTTTCCAAGCGGAGAATGGAACGATTCTTCAAATTCCCGAGCTAACATGGATGGCAAAGAAGTTATGTCAAGAAGCATCTAACAGGCTAGATTTGCCATGGGAAGAGCAGTGGAGCTATGTGAAACGTATTATAAAAAGTACAGAAAAGAACCGTTCTTCCATGCTAGTTGATATAGATCAAATGAGACAAACAGAGGTGGAGCAGATAAGTGGTTACCTCATGGAGAATAGTCAAGAAGATTTACCTTATACGAGCTTTATGTACCATAGTATCAAAGCTTTAGAGAGGCAGAAGAGAGGGAAAGACGGATGA
- a CDS encoding SepM family pheromone-processing serine protease: MKFNKKGFIFSIFIILLAAFVVGYRLPYYIYKPGEADALNPIVEVASGYESEGDMHLVTVRGGQATPLQYAWASFQPHYEILSMDEVFPKGISQDEYFEAQLQMMENSQEASTVVAYEAADKDIDIEYKGVYVVSVIEGMPAEGKLKSGDRITQVNGKKVQQSEDLIDYVSSMKAGDTITVTVQRDKKTLEKKIVLKQFEAAENKVGVGIQLVTDREVEVDPGIEFASGNIGGPSAGLMFSLEIYDQLTEDDLTKGYQIAGTGEISYEGEVGRIGGIDKKVIAADEEGCAIFFAPSENGAKDSNYSVAVETAEEIGTDMKIVPVDTFQDALDYLQQLEPKS; this comes from the coding sequence ATGAAATTTAATAAAAAGGGTTTTATATTTTCTATATTCATTATTCTATTAGCTGCGTTCGTCGTAGGCTATCGACTCCCGTATTATATATACAAGCCAGGGGAAGCAGACGCTCTTAATCCTATTGTAGAAGTTGCAAGTGGCTATGAAAGTGAAGGAGATATGCACCTCGTTACGGTTCGAGGAGGACAAGCTACACCGCTTCAATATGCATGGGCCTCTTTCCAGCCTCATTATGAAATTTTAAGCATGGATGAAGTGTTTCCAAAAGGGATCTCGCAAGATGAGTATTTCGAAGCTCAACTTCAGATGATGGAAAATTCTCAGGAAGCATCAACTGTCGTTGCCTACGAAGCGGCAGATAAAGACATTGATATTGAATATAAAGGTGTTTACGTCGTGTCCGTCATTGAAGGTATGCCGGCAGAAGGTAAGCTTAAATCAGGGGACCGAATAACTCAGGTAAATGGAAAAAAAGTTCAGCAATCCGAGGATCTCATCGACTATGTTTCTTCTATGAAAGCGGGCGATACGATTACCGTAACCGTGCAAAGGGATAAAAAAACATTGGAAAAGAAAATAGTGCTGAAACAATTTGAAGCTGCCGAAAACAAGGTCGGGGTTGGAATTCAATTGGTCACAGATCGAGAAGTAGAGGTGGATCCAGGCATTGAATTTGCGAGTGGGAATATTGGAGGACCAAGTGCAGGTTTAATGTTTTCCTTAGAGATTTACGATCAGCTTACGGAAGATGATTTAACGAAAGGGTACCAAATTGCTGGTACAGGTGAGATTAGTTATGAGGGAGAAGTCGGTAGAATCGGTGGTATCGATAAAAAGGTTATTGCTGCCGATGAGGAAGGCTGTGCTATCTTCTTCGCACCAAGTGAAAACGGTGCTAAGGACTCGAATTATTCTGTAGCCGTTGAAACCGCTGAAGAAATCGGGACAGATATGAAAATAGTCCCTGTTGATACATTCCAAGATGCATTAGACTATTTACAACAGTTAGAACCGAAAAGCTAA
- the rpmF gene encoding 50S ribosomal protein L32 translates to MAVPKRRTSKKVKNQRRTHKKLHVPGLIECSNCGELTKPHHVCKSCGQYDGKQVVEA, encoded by the coding sequence ATGGCAGTACCTAAGAGAAGAACTTCCAAAAAAGTGAAAAACCAACGTCGTACCCATAAAAAATTACATGTACCTGGATTAATCGAATGTTCAAATTGTGGTGAACTTACTAAGCCACACCATGTTTGTAAATCATGTGGACAGTATGATGGGAAACAAGTAGTAGAAGCATAA
- a CDS encoding patatin-like phospholipase family protein has product MAKPVIGLALGSGGAKGLSHIGVIKELEDHGISIDLIAGSSIGAVIGVLYAAGQKPAHLIQIASSLKRNLFVDFAISKMGIIQGERIKEFIQLLTFNQNLEDLKIPVGVVATELYTGRKKVFRKGFTADVVRASISIPGIFVPENMQGTYYIDGGVVDRVPVSVAREMGADIVIAVDCSAFSPNSNVYSMYDVMLQSIDIMQEELVQHIPHKADIVLKPEVFRYHSRSFKDATQIIKEGREEAKAKLRDIQDIVTNWKEKNHEI; this is encoded by the coding sequence TTGGCAAAACCAGTAATTGGCCTAGCTCTAGGATCGGGTGGTGCGAAAGGGTTATCCCATATAGGCGTCATTAAAGAGCTAGAGGATCATGGCATCTCGATTGACCTTATAGCAGGAAGCAGTATAGGTGCAGTAATCGGTGTTCTTTATGCTGCTGGACAGAAGCCTGCTCACTTAATCCAAATTGCTTCCTCCTTGAAACGAAACTTATTTGTGGATTTTGCTATTTCCAAAATGGGGATCATCCAAGGGGAGCGAATTAAGGAATTTATACAATTACTAACCTTTAATCAAAACTTAGAGGACCTAAAAATCCCGGTTGGTGTGGTGGCAACCGAGCTTTATACAGGAAGGAAAAAAGTCTTTCGAAAAGGGTTTACTGCAGATGTGGTGAGGGCAAGTATATCAATACCAGGAATTTTTGTACCGGAAAACATGCAAGGAACGTATTATATTGACGGTGGAGTCGTCGATCGTGTTCCCGTTTCTGTCGCTCGTGAGATGGGGGCGGATATTGTCATTGCAGTGGATTGTTCGGCTTTTTCTCCTAATTCGAATGTGTATTCTATGTACGATGTCATGCTTCAAAGTATCGATATCATGCAGGAAGAGTTGGTGCAGCATATTCCACATAAAGCAGATATTGTACTTAAACCCGAAGTTTTTCGCTACCATTCCCGATCTTTTAAAGACGCTACACAAATTATAAAAGAGGGAAGAGAGGAAGCGAAAGCTAAATTGAGAGACATTCAAGACATCGTGACAAACTGGAAGGAGAAAAATCATGAAATTTAA
- a CDS encoding RsfA family transcriptional regulator, whose product MNNTRQDAWNQEEDVLLAETVLRYIREGKTQLEAFKEVAKKLSRTPAACGFRWNASVRKQYQQAIQLAKKDRKQGDAFTMFLPQEDGVNHGEGALDAAISLLEKMKVSYYSSEQDQSLEEKLNNLKKENEKLRQQVKRYEDAWNEMGQLWQWVGTKKDSQPN is encoded by the coding sequence ATGAATAATACAAGACAAGATGCCTGGAATCAGGAAGAGGATGTCTTACTAGCGGAAACCGTTTTACGATATATTAGGGAAGGGAAAACCCAACTAGAAGCATTTAAAGAAGTGGCTAAAAAACTATCCCGAACTCCTGCTGCATGCGGATTTCGCTGGAATGCATCGGTTAGAAAACAATACCAACAAGCTATTCAACTAGCGAAGAAAGATAGAAAACAAGGGGATGCCTTTACCATGTTTCTCCCACAGGAAGATGGAGTCAACCATGGAGAGGGTGCGCTAGATGCAGCTATTTCATTGTTAGAAAAAATGAAAGTGAGTTATTATTCGAGTGAACAAGATCAATCACTGGAAGAAAAACTAAACAATTTAAAGAAAGAGAATGAAAAACTACGGCAACAGGTTAAAAGATACGAAGATGCCTGGAATGAAATGGGGCAGCTTTGGCAATGGGTAGGTACGAAAAAAGACAGCCAGCCTAACTAA
- the coaD gene encoding pantetheine-phosphate adenylyltransferase translates to MTKLAICPGSFDPITYGHLDIIQRGAKIFDHVIVAVFNNQAKAPLFSVEERSTLIEEVTADFDNVTVDTCDGLLMDYAKEKNAQAILRGLRAVSDFEYEMQITSMNRKLNEDIETFFMMTNNQYSFLSSSVVKEVAKYHANVSDLVPEVVEQALIRKFTK, encoded by the coding sequence ATGACGAAACTAGCGATTTGTCCAGGAAGCTTTGATCCGATAACGTATGGGCATTTAGATATTATTCAAAGAGGGGCTAAAATATTTGATCATGTTATTGTAGCGGTTTTTAACAACCAAGCAAAGGCTCCGCTGTTTAGTGTCGAAGAACGTTCTACTCTAATCGAGGAAGTAACTGCAGATTTTGATAATGTAACGGTTGACACATGCGATGGTTTACTCATGGATTATGCAAAGGAAAAAAATGCGCAAGCCATATTACGAGGGCTTCGAGCCGTCAGTGATTTTGAATATGAGATGCAAATCACCTCTATGAATAGAAAATTAAATGAAGATATCGAGACATTTTTTATGATGACGAATAATCAGTATTCCTTTTTGAGCTCGAGTGTTGTAAAAGAAGTGGCAAAGTATCATGCAAATGTATCGGATCTTGTACCTGAGGTAGTGGAGCAAGCATTAATTCGAAAATTTACTAAATAA